The genomic DNA CCGGTGCTCTTCTTCGTCCTGGTCGTCGAGGCGATCGGGGCGTTCCAGGTGTTCGACGCGATGTACGTGATGACGGCGGGCGGCCCCGTGCGCGCCAGCTACTCCCTCGTGTACCTCCTGTACGACACCGGCTTCAAGTTCTTCGACTTCGGCTACGCGAGCGCGCTGGGGCTGGTCCTCTTCCTGGTGGTCCTGGTGTTCTCCCTGATCCAGCGCCGGCTGATCGGACGGGACGAGTGATGGCGAGGGTGCGGCTTCCGGTCCTGCTGGTCCTGGTGGCGCTGGTGACCGTGACGCCCTTCGCGGTGATGGTGCTGGTCGCGTTCGCGCCGCCGGGCGGGAAGACCCTGCCGGGCGCCTTCGACCTGACGCGGGCCACGTGGGAGAACTTCTCCGCCGTGTTCTCCGGCGCCGACGTCACCCGCTGGGCCGTCAACTCCCTGGTCTACTCGCTCGTGTCGGTCGTGCTGATCCTGCTGTTCTCGTCCATGGCCGGGTACGCCTTCGCCAAGAAGCGGTTCCCGGGGCGCGAGGTGCTGTTCTGGTCGTTCCTGGCGACGCTGATGGTGCCGTTCCAGGCGACGCTCGTCCCGTACTTCGTCCTCGTCTCCCGGCTCGGCGGCGTGGACACGTACTGGGGCCTGATCGTGCCGACGCTCGCCAACTCGCAGGCGGTCTTCCTGATGCGGCAGTTCATCGCGCAGCTCCCCGACGAGCTGTTCGAGGCCGCGAAGATCGACGGGGCGTCCGAGTGGCGGATCTACACCACCGTCGTCGTCCCGCTCGTCACCCCCGTCCTGGCCACCCTCGGCGTCTTCGTCTTCCTGTGGCACTGGAACGACTTCCTGTGGCCGCTGGTGATCGGCCAGTCCTCCGGGATGCGGACCCTCACCGTCGGCCTGGCCACCCTGGAGGGGGAGAACGTCGCCGTCAACCAGGTCATGGCCGGGGCGACCGTCACGGTCCTGCCGTGCCTGCTGGTCTTCGGCCTCCTCCAGCGCTACCTGACCGACTCCATCGCGACGACCGGCCTCAAGGGCTGAACCCTCACGCGGCCCCCAGCTTCGGCAGGACGTCCGTGCCGTACGCCTCGATGGCGCGCAGCGCGTCCGCCTGCGGCATCCCCGGCGGCTGGAGGCGCAGGACGACCCCGTCCGCGCCCATCGCCGCGTAGCGGCCGAGCCGGTCGGCGCACTCCTCGGGGGAGCCGATCACCGAGCGGGCCGCGATGTCGTCCCACTCCTGCGCGTACCGCGCCGCGTCCGCGGAGGTGCGCTTCCAGTCGCCGTAGGCGTCGTACAGGCCGCGCAGCGGGCCCTCCAGCGCGGCCCGCGCCAGCTGCGTCGTCGGCGCGCAGTAACCCTCGCGGCAGACGACGACCTCGGCGCCGAGGCTCGCCGCGCCCCGCGGATACGCCAGGTACTCGGCGATCTTGGCGGGCAGCTCCGCGTCCAGCTCGTTGAAGGACGTCGTCCAGCCGTCGCACATCCGGGCCGTCCGCTCCAGCGCGGCGGACACCCGCCCGCCGTTCCAGATCCGCGGACGCGGGGCCTGCACCGGACGGGGCGACAGGAACGCGCCGTCCAGGGAGGTGAAGCGGCCCTCGTGGGTGACCTCCCCCTCCGTCCACAGCCGCGTCACCAGCTCCAGGCACTCCTCGAACCGCGGCACCCGCTCGCGCGGCTCGGTGCCGTACAGTCGGAACTCCTCCGGCCGGTAGCCGAGGACGAAACCGGCCGTCAGCCGCCCGCCGGACAACACGTCGACGTGGGCGAGGGTCTCCGCCAGCCACACCGGGTGGTAGACGGGGGCGATCAGCCCGGCCGTGGCCAGCCCGATCCGCTCGGTGTGCGCGGCGAGGTACGCCAGCGTCGTGACGGCCTCGTGGTAGCCCGGGCGGTGCAGGTGCCGCTCGCCGAGGACCGCCCAGGCGAAGCCCGCCTGCTCCGCCAGCCGCACCTGCTCCACCGCGTCGGCGAGCCGCGGCCGGTCGGCCCCGTCGGCGTAGAGGTTGACGTAGAGGCCGAGGCGCATGGCACCGGCTCCTTCCTTTACGGTCCGGGCCGCAAAGGCTAGCGTGAACGCGCACCGCGGCGACAGACCGTCAGACAGGGGGCCGCCCATGTCCGCCACCGGGGAACTCGCAGGACGGCTGCGCGGCACCGTCCTGCCCGCCGTGCTCACCCCGATGGACGCCGCCGGCGCCGTCGACCGCGCCGCCCTGCACCGGTACGCCGAACGGATGGCCGCCGAACGGATCGGCGGCGTCGCGGTGTGGGCGCACACCGGCCGCGGGCTGCACCTGGCGGCGGCCGACCGGCGGCGGGTGCTGGCGCTGTGGCGGGAGGCCGTGGACGTGCCGGTCGTCGCCGGAGCGGGCGTGCCGCACGCGCTGCGCGGCGCCTCCCCGGAGGACGCCGAGGACGCCGCGGTCGCGATGGCGGTGGAGGCCGCGGAGCTGGGCGCCGACGCCGTGATGGTGTACCCGCTGGCCCGCCACCACGCCCTGCCCGACGGGACGGAGCGGGCCGTACGGCTCCACGAGCGGGCGGCGGAGGAGAGCGGGCTGCCCGTCTTCGGCTTCCTCCTCCACGCGGAGGCGGGCGGCTACCCCTACCCCCCGGAGCTGGTCCGCCGGCTGCTGGACCTGCCCGCCGCGGCCGGCATCAAGATCGCCACACTGGACCGGGCGGTGGACTGCCAGGACGCCGTCCGGGCCGCCGAGGGCACCGGCGCGCTGGTCGTGACCGGCGAGGACCGCATGTTCGGGCCGTCGCTGATGTGGGGCGCCGACACGGCGCTGGTCGGCATCGCCGCCGCCCGCGCGGATCTGACCACCGCCGTGCTCGACGCCTGGACCGCCGGGGACGCCGCCGGGTTCCTGCGGGCCTCGGGGCGGCTGGACCGGTTCGCCGAGGCCACCTTCCACGCGCCGATCGAGGGCTACGTGCAGCGGATGCTGTGGGCCGCCGTCTGGGAGGGCGCCATCCCCGAGGAGGCCGCCTTCGACCCGTACGGGCCGCCGCTGCCGGACGCCGAGCGGCGCGCCGTCGTCACCTGCCTGGAGCGCCTCGCCGCGGAGGACGACGCCGGCTGACGCCGGTTCACCCGGCACCCGCCCGCCGGTGGGCGAGGCGCAGGGCGCGGGCGATCCGGTCCACGTGCTCCTGCGTGTACGCCTCGTTCCACGGCAGCGCCAGCAGCGTCCGGCCGATCAGCCGCTCCGCGCGCGGGCACAGCCCCGCCCGGCCGCCCGGCACCGCCGGATTGGCGTACAACGGGCGCTCCAGGTAGCCGGGCAGCGCCGGCACGCCCCGCGCCGTGAGCTCCTCCGCCCAGCGGGCGTTGTTGTCGACCAGCAGCGGGAACATCCACCACGCGTGCCCCGCCGGCTCCCCGGCGAGCGCCACCCCGTCCAGCCCCTCCAGCGCGGCCAGCAGCAGCCCGGCCGCCTCCCGCCGCGCCCGCACGACGCCCCCGACCCTGCGGAGCTGGACCCGCGCCACGGCCGCGACCAGCTCCGGCATCCGGTAGTTGAGGCCCATCTCGCGGTGGACGCGCCCCTCCGAGCGGTCCCAGCCCTTGTCCATGAACAGCCGCATCCGGCGGGCCCGCTCCGGGTCCCCCGCCACGGCGAGGCCGCCGTCGCCCGCGGTGATGTGCTTGAACTGCTGGAGGCTGAAGCACGCGACGTCGCCGACCGTGCCGAGCAGCCGCCCCGACGCGTCCTCGCCGAGCCACGCCTGCGCGCAGTCCTCCACCAGCGGCAGCCCGTGCCGGTCGCACACCCCCCGCAGCCGCGCCGCGTCCGCCGCTCCGCCGAACAGGTGAACGGCGATCACCGCCTTCGTCCGCGGCGTGATCGCGGCCTCCACGGCGTCGGGGTCCAGGTTGCCGTCCTCGGCGCGCACGTCGGCGAAGACCGGCACCGCGCCCTGCGCCATGACCGGCGCGACCGTGCCGAAGTCCGAGATCGGCGTGGTCACCACCTCGTCGCCCGGCCCCACCCCGCACGCCGCGACCGCCAGGTGCAGCGCCGCCGTGCCGGACGAGCACGCCACGGCGTGCGGACGCCCGTACAGCGCGGCCATCTCCGCCTCCAGCGACCGCGCCTCGGAGCCGAACGCGCTGCACAGCACCGCCGAGTCGAGGACCCGCAGCACCGCGGCCCGCTCCTCCTCGCCGATCGTCCTGCCGCGCGGATCGAGGACCGTGGGCAGGGGGATTTCCCGTTCGGGCATCGGGTTACTATCCTTCCGCCAGACACGCGGTTACGGCCTGGGCCGAAACTAAGACCCCCGCAGGCGGGCGTCAACCGGCCCCACGGAAGCCCCCGCGGCACTTCGCCGAGACGAACGGAGACCGGCCGATGACGCTCACGGTCGGCGTGATAGGCCCCGAGGACCTGGTGGGGAAGGCGGTCGCGGTCGGGGACGGGACCGGAGCCGCCCGGCTGCGGGCCTTCCCCTACCGGCACGAGGACGAGACGCCCGACGTGGTCCGCGACGCGGGCCTCCGCGTCGACGCCCTGCTGTTCACCGGCGTCGTCCCGCACACCCTCGCCGCCGGCGCGGGCCTGCTCGACCGCCCCGCCATGTACGTCCCGTACAGCGGCGCCACCCTGCTGCGGGCCCTCGTCGAGCTGCTCCGCCTCGGCCACGACGTGTCCCGCCTCTCCATCGACACCCTCGGCCGCGCCGAGGTGACGGAGACCCTCCTCGAGGCCAAGCTGCCCACCGAACACGTCCGCGTCCTGCCCCACCGGCCCGGCCTCACCTCCCAGGACCTGGTCGACTTCCACCTCGCCGCGCACGACCGCCACGGCACCACCACCGCCCTCACCTGCCTGGGCTCGGCCCACCACCGGCTGGAGCACCGCCTGCCCGCCGTGCGGCTCGCCCCCTCCCGCCACTCCATACGCGCGACCCTGCGCGCACTGGTCCTCGCCACCGCCGGCGCGCACAGCGACGACGCCCGGATCGCCCTCGGCATCGTCGACCTGCCGGCCGCCGACGAGGACCTCGCCGCGGACCTCGCCGTCCTGGGCGGCAGCCTCGCCGGGCTGCCGGACGGCAGCCGCCTCGCGGTGACCACGCGCGGCGCGCTGGAGGAGGCCACCGACGGGTTCACCCGCCTGCCGTTCCTCGACGGCCTGGCCGCCCGGCACGGCTCCGCCCGCGTCGGCTTCGGCCTCGGCCGCACCGCCGCCGAGGCGGAGGCGCTGGCCCGGCGGGCGGTGAACCGGGCCCGCTCCGTCGGGCCGGTCGCCGGCGTCGTCTGCATGAAGGACGACGTCGACATCGTCATCGCCGACGGTGCGGACGGCGCCCGGCCCGACGGGGCGGAGGGCACCGGGCTGCTCGCCCGGCGGGCCGGCCTCAACCCGGGGACGCTGGAGCGGCTGCGGGAGCTGGTGGCCGCCGAGGAGGAGCCCGGCATCACCGCGCACCGCGTCGCCGAACACCTCGACGTCCAGCAGCGCACCGCCCGGCGCATCCTCAAGCGCCTGGAGCGCGCCGGCGTCGCCGTCCCCGTCGGCAGCCGGCAGGAAGGGCGCACCGGCCGGCCGCCCATCGTCTACCGAGTACGCCTCTAGGCACGGCGCCGCGACGGCGTCGGGCCGCGACCCGTCAGGAGCCGCGTGAAGATCGAATCGATCCGCAGCCACGTCGTCCGGGCCCCCTACCGACGCCCCTTCGCCATCAGCAGCGGGACCAGCCCCGACCTCGTCAGCCTCGTCGTCGAGGTGCGCACCGGCGACGGCGCCACCGGCTACGGCGAGGCGTCGCCCATGACCGCCTACACGGGGGAGACCCTCGACGGGCTGCGCGCCGCGCTCGCCGGCCACGCCGCCCCCGCCCTGGTCGGCCGCGACCCGCGCGACCTCGCCGGCGCGCACGCCGCGATGGACGCGGCGATCCGCGGTCAGCACCTGGCCAAGGCCGCCCTCGACCTGGCCCTGCACGACCTCGCCGGACGCGCCGCGGGCTGGCCCGTCCACCTGCTCCTCGGCGGGCGGCTGCGCACGCCGGTGCCCACCGCCTGGGTGGTCGGCCTCGGTACGCCGCGGCAGATGACCGAGGAGGCCGCCGAGTACGCCGCCCGGGGCTTCACCCACGTCAAGGTCAAGGGCGGCGAGGACCCGGACCGCGACGTCGCGCTGGTCCACGCCGTGCGCGCCGCCGTTCCGGACGGCGTCGAGCTCTCCCTCGACGCCAACGAGGGCTACGACCCGTCCACCGCCGCCCGCACCGTGGCGCGGCTCGGCGAGGAGGGCCTCGACCTCGTCGAGCAGCCGCTGCCCCGCTGGGACCTCGCCGGGATGGCCGCGCTGCGCGGCCGCGGCGGGCCGCGGGTGATGGCGGACGAGTCGCTGCAGTCGCTGCACGACGCCATGGAGATCGTCCGGCGCGGTGCCGCCGACGTGCTCAACATCAAGGTCCTCAAGGTGGGCGGGCTGCACCGCGCCCGCCAGATCGCCGCGCTCGCGGAAGCCGCCGGCCTCGCCGTGAAGATCGGCTCCATGCCGGAGCTGGGCGTCGCCACCCTCGCCGCCGCCCACCTCGCGGCCGCACTGCCCCACGCCACCGTCCCCGCCGACCTCGTCGGACCCCTGCTCGTCGCCGACGAGCCGCTCGCCCCCGGGGCGTTCACCGGGGCCGCGGACACCGGCAGGGTCGAGCT from Streptomyces sp. MRC013 includes the following:
- a CDS encoding carbohydrate ABC transporter permease, whose translation is MARVRLPVLLVLVALVTVTPFAVMVLVAFAPPGGKTLPGAFDLTRATWENFSAVFSGADVTRWAVNSLVYSLVSVVLILLFSSMAGYAFAKKRFPGREVLFWSFLATLMVPFQATLVPYFVLVSRLGGVDTYWGLIVPTLANSQAVFLMRQFIAQLPDELFEAAKIDGASEWRIYTTVVVPLVTPVLATLGVFVFLWHWNDFLWPLVIGQSSGMRTLTVGLATLEGENVAVNQVMAGATVTVLPCLLVFGLLQRYLTDSIATTGLKG
- a CDS encoding LLM class flavin-dependent oxidoreductase; this translates as MRLGLYVNLYADGADRPRLADAVEQVRLAEQAGFAWAVLGERHLHRPGYHEAVTTLAYLAAHTERIGLATAGLIAPVYHPVWLAETLAHVDVLSGGRLTAGFVLGYRPEEFRLYGTEPRERVPRFEECLELVTRLWTEGEVTHEGRFTSLDGAFLSPRPVQAPRPRIWNGGRVSAALERTARMCDGWTTSFNELDAELPAKIAEYLAYPRGAASLGAEVVVCREGYCAPTTQLARAALEGPLRGLYDAYGDWKRTSADAARYAQEWDDIAARSVIGSPEECADRLGRYAAMGADGVVLRLQPPGMPQADALRAIEAYGTDVLPKLGAA
- a CDS encoding dihydrodipicolinate synthase family protein; amino-acid sequence: MSATGELAGRLRGTVLPAVLTPMDAAGAVDRAALHRYAERMAAERIGGVAVWAHTGRGLHLAAADRRRVLALWREAVDVPVVAGAGVPHALRGASPEDAEDAAVAMAVEAAELGADAVMVYPLARHHALPDGTERAVRLHERAAEESGLPVFGFLLHAEAGGYPYPPELVRRLLDLPAAAGIKIATLDRAVDCQDAVRAAEGTGALVVTGEDRMFGPSLMWGADTALVGIAAARADLTTAVLDAWTAGDAAGFLRASGRLDRFAEATFHAPIEGYVQRMLWAAVWEGAIPEEAAFDPYGPPLPDAERRAVVTCLERLAAEDDAG
- a CDS encoding DegT/DnrJ/EryC1/StrS family aminotransferase; translation: MPEREIPLPTVLDPRGRTIGEEERAAVLRVLDSAVLCSAFGSEARSLEAEMAALYGRPHAVACSSGTAALHLAVAACGVGPGDEVVTTPISDFGTVAPVMAQGAVPVFADVRAEDGNLDPDAVEAAITPRTKAVIAVHLFGGAADAARLRGVCDRHGLPLVEDCAQAWLGEDASGRLLGTVGDVACFSLQQFKHITAGDGGLAVAGDPERARRMRLFMDKGWDRSEGRVHREMGLNYRMPELVAAVARVQLRRVGGVVRARREAAGLLLAALEGLDGVALAGEPAGHAWWMFPLLVDNNARWAEELTARGVPALPGYLERPLYANPAVPGGRAGLCPRAERLIGRTLLALPWNEAYTQEHVDRIARALRLAHRRAGAG
- a CDS encoding helix-turn-helix domain-containing protein; this translates as MTLTVGVIGPEDLVGKAVAVGDGTGAARLRAFPYRHEDETPDVVRDAGLRVDALLFTGVVPHTLAAGAGLLDRPAMYVPYSGATLLRALVELLRLGHDVSRLSIDTLGRAEVTETLLEAKLPTEHVRVLPHRPGLTSQDLVDFHLAAHDRHGTTTALTCLGSAHHRLEHRLPAVRLAPSRHSIRATLRALVLATAGAHSDDARIALGIVDLPAADEDLAADLAVLGGSLAGLPDGSRLAVTTRGALEEATDGFTRLPFLDGLAARHGSARVGFGLGRTAAEAEALARRAVNRARSVGPVAGVVCMKDDVDIVIADGADGARPDGAEGTGLLARRAGLNPGTLERLRELVAAEEEPGITAHRVAEHLDVQQRTARRILKRLERAGVAVPVGSRQEGRTGRPPIVYRVRL
- a CDS encoding enolase C-terminal domain-like protein — encoded protein: MKIESIRSHVVRAPYRRPFAISSGTSPDLVSLVVEVRTGDGATGYGEASPMTAYTGETLDGLRAALAGHAAPALVGRDPRDLAGAHAAMDAAIRGQHLAKAALDLALHDLAGRAAGWPVHLLLGGRLRTPVPTAWVVGLGTPRQMTEEAAEYAARGFTHVKVKGGEDPDRDVALVHAVRAAVPDGVELSLDANEGYDPSTAARTVARLGEEGLDLVEQPLPRWDLAGMAALRGRGGPRVMADESLQSLHDAMEIVRRGAADVLNIKVLKVGGLHRARQIAALAEAAGLAVKIGSMPELGVATLAAAHLAAALPHATVPADLVGPLLVADEPLAPGAFTGAADTGRVELPGTPGLGHGLSELPGRP